The sequence below is a genomic window from Terriglobia bacterium.
TTGCGCTTCTGCCGAATAAATCTTGAACAGACGCCGCGGCACCAATAGCGAATACTCGCGTTCCTTGTCCGTCAGCGTGAGCGTGGCCGGGGTCGCTCCGAGTGCGGCGCAGCGATCCCGGTAGGTGGCCTCGACGATCTTCGAGTTTGCATTGCGCGCCGATTCCAGGGTGGCGATGAGCGGTTTGAGGCTCGCGACCAGGCCCGGATCTTTCGATAAGGTGAGCACCGATTCGACGCCCCCCTTTGCGCGGTTGAATGCGCCGGTGACTTTGGTCTGGGCGGCCTTGCACTGGTCGTAGAGCTTGGCAGGATCGTCGCCCAACAACCGGACCGATTGGCGGGTCACTTCCGCGATCCACTTCTGCCCATTGGTCGCGGCTTCCCATGCGAGCGCCCGCGCCTCCGGAGCCGCTGCCGTCGCCAGGTAGTAGAAGGCCGCAGCAGCCATGAAGCTGGGGCGCTTCAACTCGGTCGGGTCAACATAAATGATGCGGTCATGGCTGCTGTGGTAGAAGTTGTCCGGCCAGTGGTTGAACTGCATGGCAGGGATGCCACCGTTGTTGAAGACCGAGTGATCGCTCCCCGACGTGATCGCGGCAACGGGACACAAGCGGTAGTTGAACTGGCCGTTGTCCCCCTGCTGGGTCCGGATCTCGGTCTGATCCACGAACTGCAGCAGGTTGGCCATCAAGTCGTTGAGGTAGCTCGGCAGCGAGTCCGGCGTCATCTTCATGCGGAGGTAGCCGTCGGTCAGCTTCAGGTTGGCGCCGGTCATGTCGAAGTTGAGCGCCGCGATCAGCTTGTCCTGCAGATCGGGGCGCTTGTTCATAAAAGCGGTCGAGCCGGAAATCTCGGGTCCCCACACGAACCGGATGGTGCGCTTCGGGCGCGGCAGGTCGCCGTCCCTGATCAACCGGGCGAGTGTGCGGCCCACCTCGAGGATGGTCGCGACGCCGGTGCAGTTGTCGTTCGCGCCGGGGGTCGCGATGGTCTCGTACGCGTGGGCGACGGTGATCAACTCGCCGGCACTCGGGTCGGTTCCGGGGATGGATGCCGAGATGACATTCATCCGGCTGGGGTACGTCTTGGTGCGCACGTGGGCTTTCAACACAACTTTCTGCCCGCGGTCCAGGTAGTCGCGCAATTCGTAAAACTGGCGGAGCGAAAGGACAAACCCGAAGCCTCCGGTCTCTGCACGCGCCGACACGCTCGACCAGCCCAGCTGATCCAGCGTGTAGCCTGCCGAATTCGCGCTCACACCTGCACTCCCTGTGCCGAGGGCGCCCACGGCGCCGCGCTGCACGCCGCTCGTGAAGGCCTGGCCGACGCTGCCGCTTCCCAGGACGATTTTCCCCTTGACGTCCTTCCCCTGATAATCGGTCTCGCGTCCCTGGCCCACATATACGAGCTCGGCCTCCACGTCTGCGTTCATACTCCCCTGCGCCAGCGCGGTCGGGACCATGTTCAGGCTGGCAAGCTTCTTCTTCGTGGGCGCCACGAGCCAGAGATCGGCTTCTTCAGCATCCCACTGGTCGCGGGTCGGAAAGAACTCCACCTGCACGTCGGAAAGGCCGTACTGCCTCGCCATCTTCTCGATGTAGGCCGATTCGAAATATTGGTTCGTGTACTCCTCCGCCTGCCGGTTGCGGTTGACGGCCAGGATCTGCACGTGCTGATATGCTTCCTCGCCGGATGTTTCGTTGAGGACCGCATCGCGGATCTTTGCGGGGACCAGACAGCGGTCGACCGGTCCCTGGGCCAAGCCGATGCTGCCGCAGAGCGCCGCAGTCATGACGAAAAGCAGACACGTTGCCAATCGTCGAGTGAGTGTAGTACCGATGTATCTCATTGGATTTCCTTCCGGTCGCAGAGGTTCGGACTGAAAATGAGGAGACAGGGTCGAATCATAGGCAGCGGCTTTAGAGCAGCCGCGCTGAAGATAACATGATACGACGGGGGGAGTAGAGCGAAATCTCCCCGTCAACAACTCCCAGGAGCCCGTCCGGGATTCAAGCAGGATGAAGAATTGAGCGCTGAAGGTGCGACACAGATAACGATTTGCGTATGAGGTTCACGTCATGCAGCCGCACTCCGAGGCGCCTTCGGCGCGAAAAATCGGACCGATAATGGTTCGCACCTGTGTCCGGAAACTCGGCGATTTTCCGGATTTTTGGGGGCATGTCAGGAATTCTGAAGGTAGCGCCTATGCGTGTCCGGCCCACGTTGCCCATCCATGTTAGAATCGGGCAGACCGCGTCTCGCAGGGTGGGGTGCATTTCGAGCGCAATAAGGCATGTCACGAGTTTGGAAAGCGATTTGAAGCAATTGCAGGAATCCAGTATCGGCGCCCGCAGGGATCAGAAGGACGGATCGGGCAGGCTTGATCTGATCTGCGCCTGCCTCGTGGGTTTCGCGTTTTCCGCCAATTACACCAACCATGCGCCCCTGATTCCTTCACTCACGGAAACCTTCGGATTCAGCCTGGCTCTGGCGGGATTCCTGACCACGGGCATTTTCCTCACGCATGCCGCCATGCAGATCCCCGGCGGTCATCTGGCAGACCGCCTGGGAGCGCGGCGGGTCATCACGATCGCCCTGGCGCAAGTGTGCATCGGAAATTTCGCCATTGCCTTTGCCTCGGCCTATTGGCAGCTGCTGTGCTGGAAGATCTTTGTCGGGCTGGGGACAGGAACGTGTTTCGTGGCGGGCGCCCGCTACATCGCAGCGGCGTATCCGGGCCGCAGGTCGCACCTGGCCCAGGGGTACTACGGCGGGTCGATCCTGCTGGGCTCGGGCTTTGTGATTTTTGCCGTCCCGCGCTTTGCTGCCGCTTTCGGTTGGCGCGGGGGATTTCTGGCCACGGCGGTCGTGGCTGCGGCCGCCTGGGCTGTGTGGGCGCTGGCATCGCCGGCATCCCCGCAACAACGGCACGCACCAGGCAGCTTTGGAGGCATGATCGCCAATCTCCAGCTGTGGCGGCTGGGTTTTGCGCAGATGGCCTCCTTCGGACTCGTGATCGTCGTCAGCTCCTGGATCACGACGTTCCTGCGCCGTAGTTTGCAGCTCGACGCGGTGCCGGCCGGCTTGCTGGGTTCGGTCGCGTTGCTGCTGGGAATTGTGATGAGACCGCTGGGGGGAGCGCTCGTGCGCCGGATCGGGGTGTGCCCGCTGCTCCATCTCAGCCTCATTCTCTCCGCCGGCGGATGCTTCATGCTGGCCCTTGCGGCCGGCTCCCTTACGTGGACCGCGCTGGCCATCGCACTGGTCGGGACAGGGTGCGGGCTCCCCTATGCGGCTCTTTTCACGCGCGCCGCCGAGCTTTTCCCCGGCCGGGCGGGTGCGGCGATGGGCCTGGTGAACATGCTGGGGATCATCATGATCCTGGCAGCGCCCCCCATGATCGGCAAGCTGGTTGAATGGAGCGGGAGTTTTCAATCCAGCTTCCTCGCCCTGGGCGGCTTTTCCCTGCTGGCGTTGGCAGGCACCTTTGGGATTCACAAATCATGAATCTGGCGGATCTGTTCGATCTATCATTTCAAGGGCGCCGCCAGGAGGCGGCCCTCGAGTTTCGCGGGCAGTGCTACTCGTTCGGCGACATCGACGCGCGGAGCAACCGTATGGCACAACTCCTCGCCGGCCGTGGCCTGCATGCCGGCGACCGCTTGTGTGTCTATCTCGCCAACTGCGTGGAGATGATCGACCTCTTCGTGAGCTGCATCAAGCTCGGGGT
It includes:
- a CDS encoding M28 family peptidase, with the translated sequence MRYIGTTLTRRLATCLLFVMTAALCGSIGLAQGPVDRCLVPAKIRDAVLNETSGEEAYQHVQILAVNRNRQAEEYTNQYFESAYIEKMARQYGLSDVQVEFFPTRDQWDAEEADLWLVAPTKKKLASLNMVPTALAQGSMNADVEAELVYVGQGRETDYQGKDVKGKIVLGSGSVGQAFTSGVQRGAVGALGTGSAGVSANSAGYTLDQLGWSSVSARAETGGFGFVLSLRQFYELRDYLDRGQKVVLKAHVRTKTYPSRMNVISASIPGTDPSAGELITVAHAYETIATPGANDNCTGVATILEVGRTLARLIRDGDLPRPKRTIRFVWGPEISGSTAFMNKRPDLQDKLIAALNFDMTGANLKLTDGYLRMKMTPDSLPSYLNDLMANLLQFVDQTEIRTQQGDNGQFNYRLCPVAAITSGSDHSVFNNGGIPAMQFNHWPDNFYHSSHDRIIYVDPTELKRPSFMAAAAFYYLATAAAPEARALAWEAATNGQKWIAEVTRQSVRLLGDDPAKLYDQCKAAQTKVTGAFNRAKGGVESVLTLSKDPGLVASLKPLIATLESARNANSKIVEATYRDRCAALGATPATLTLTDKEREYSLLVPRRLFKIYSAEAQRRSQGGGRGQGAGGGRGEGAGAGAAGAAEEQARGQAPGQQPAGRGGGGRGRTPGLPGLSSSEINIAIDGTRSILDIYNLVRAECGNLVTGNAETKFSYLLAPDAPDVELEAVATAIRNLEKSGVVEIKQLPPPAQEKPKKK
- a CDS encoding MFS transporter — protein: MKQLQESSIGARRDQKDGSGRLDLICACLVGFAFSANYTNHAPLIPSLTETFGFSLALAGFLTTGIFLTHAAMQIPGGHLADRLGARRVITIALAQVCIGNFAIAFASAYWQLLCWKIFVGLGTGTCFVAGARYIAAAYPGRRSHLAQGYYGGSILLGSGFVIFAVPRFAAAFGWRGGFLATAVVAAAAWAVWALASPASPQQRHAPGSFGGMIANLQLWRLGFAQMASFGLVIVVSSWITTFLRRSLQLDAVPAGLLGSVALLLGIVMRPLGGALVRRIGVCPLLHLSLILSAGGCFMLALAAGSLTWTALAIALVGTGCGLPYAALFTRAAELFPGRAGAAMGLVNMLGIIMILAAPPMIGKLVEWSGSFQSSFLALGGFSLLALAGTFGIHKS